A portion of the Lolium rigidum isolate FL_2022 chromosome 1, APGP_CSIRO_Lrig_0.1, whole genome shotgun sequence genome contains these proteins:
- the LOC124684656 gene encoding thioredoxin-like protein CITRX, chloroplastic, protein MAAAAYFLLASAAPSLPARFHLPATATTRSLSIPASSAPKTTTSCSLSIRSRRPTVRRNAAETYVPGSGKYIAPDYLVKKVSAKEVEELVRGERKVPLIVDFYATWCGPCVLMAQDIEMLAVEYEDNALFVKVDTDDEYEFARDMQVRGLPTLYFFSPDQSKDAIRTEGLIPIEMIRNIIDNEL, encoded by the exons ATGGCCGCGGCCGCCTACTTCCTTCTGGCATCCGCCGCCCCTTCCCTTCCCGCAAGGTTTCACCTCCCCGCAACCGCGACCACCCGCAGCCTCTCCATCCCGGCCTCCTCTGCGCCCAAGACCACCACTTCTTGCAGCTTGAGCATCAGGAGCCGCAGGCCAACCGTTCGACGGAACGCCGCAGAGACCTACGTCCCGGGCTCCGGGAAGTACATCGCGCCGGACTACCTCGTG AAGAAGGTGTCGGCCAAGGAAGTGGAGGAGCTCGTGAGGGGGGAGAGGAAGGTGCCGCTCATTGTGGATTTCTATGCTACCTGGTGCGGGCCTTGCGTTCTGATGGCCCAGGATATCGAGATG CTAGCAGTTGAATACGAGGACAACGCCTTGTTTGTTAAGGTGGACACAGACGACGAATATGAATTTGCAAGAGATATGCAG GTAAGAGGACTTCCGACGTTGTATTTCTTCAGCCCAGATCAGAGCAAGGATGCCATTAGGACTGAGGGGCTAATTCCTATTGAAATGATCAGAAACATAATTGATAATGAGTTGTGA